The Vigna unguiculata cultivar IT97K-499-35 chromosome 6, ASM411807v1, whole genome shotgun sequence genome contains a region encoding:
- the LOC114187609 gene encoding GDSL esterase/lipase At5g45950: MEYLMQKIMILLVTIPLYSLAVEIPLVRQVASKYNVSCILVFGDSSVDSGNNNVLHTTMKSNFLPYGKNFFDSRPTGRFSNGRLATDFVAEAVGYRKVIPPFLDPNLKPEDLEYGVSFASAATGFDDYTAEVSNVLSVSKQLEYFAHYKIHLRRKVGEERAEFITRNALYIISMGTNDFLQNYFLEPTRPKQFSLEEFENFLLSRFTKDVQEMHRLGARRLIIVGVLPLGCIPLIKTLRNAEGCDQSLNSVAHAFNAKLLHQLNVLKTKLGLRTALVDVYGMIQRAVTNPKQYGFVEGSKGCVGTGTIEYGDSCKGVNSCSDPDKYVFWDAVHPTQKMYKLIADEAIASFINDFF; this comes from the exons ATGGAGTACCTAATGCAGAAAATCATGATACTATTGGTCACAATTCCATTGTATTCACTTGCTGTGGAAATTCCTCTAGTGAGACAAGTGGCTTCAAAGTATAACGTCTCTTGCATACTGGTTTTTGGAGATTCAAGTGTTGATTCTGGCAACAACAATGTCCTTCACACCACAATGAAAAGCAACTTTCTTCCCTATGGCAAGAACTTCTTTGACAGTCGCCCAACAGGAAGGTTTAGTAATGGAAGACTCGCAACAGACTTTGTTG CTGAAGCAGTGGGATATAGAAAGGTGATTCCACCGTTTCTGGACCCTAACTTGAAGCCGGAAGATCTTGAGTATGGTGTTAGTTTTGCATCAGCAGCCACGGGATTTGATGATTACACAGCTGAAGTTTCG AATGTTTTGTCTGTTTCAAAACAATTGGAGTATTTTGCGCATTATAAGATCCACTTGAGAAGAAAGGTGGGTGAAGAAAGAGCAGAATTCATTACAAGAAATGCCTTGTATATTATCAGTATGGGTACAAATGACTTCCTTCAGAATTATTTCTTGGAACCTACACGCCCTAAGCAATTCAGCTTGGAAgaatttgagaatttcttgctCTCTCGCTTCACCAAGGACGTTCAG GAAATGCATAGACTTGGTGCGAGGAGGTTGATCATTGTAGGAGTCCTCCCTCTGGGATGCATTCCACTTATCAAGACACTTAGAAATGCTGAAGGCTGTGATCAAAGTTTAAACAGTGTTGCTCATGCATTCAATGCAAAATTATTACACCAATTAAACGTCTTGAAGACAAAGCTGGGCTTAAGAACTGCTTTGGTTGATGTTTATGGCATGATCCAACGTGCAGTCACCAATCCTAAACAATATG GATTTGTGGAAGGTTCAAAAGGATGTGTTGGGACAGGGACAATAGAATATGGAGATTCATGCAAAGGGGTGAATAGTTGTTCGGATCCAGACAAATATGTATTCTGGGATGCTGTTCATCCGACGCAGAAAATGTACAAGTTAATAGCTGATGAGGCCATTGCatcttttattaatgatttcTTTTGA